The following are from one region of the Littorina saxatilis isolate snail1 linkage group LG2, US_GU_Lsax_2.0, whole genome shotgun sequence genome:
- the LOC138958219 gene encoding uncharacterized protein translates to MGRARSDGYRFENSSRPGPRTSTSNGTPAAPSSNHRPSTSSSSGATRTWGSGRSREGHRVSRNRRPRDRGCRNKQVRQGIASVIFVLGIPCLIAGLILTIVSSDDGEESNKYPSSFNVAGPLLLALSVICFAVGVLLYNVVILQKLRDCMNLSDKDSFFRVHCPRLSGWIKPDTVAALNRAAINNLQTAPARSAMRKMPNPDLVALETGEGHAQDHPQGEEGHHYQGRDHHDSHQRYPPARRKRAVTFSEGDGDLDVAFAGLSTSSEPDRISVHSENGGGGGGGLTGSLNGHSPSSSLLSLRHCKIHPRDDVFWTDSSGDGSGGGEGGGAKTEGEGRGGGHPAASDAISVVDSGGDGGCGSGGVKGEIGVPVKFALTEIDEEPV, encoded by the exons ATGGGCCGGGCACGTAGCGATGGCTACCGCTTTGAGAACAGCTCGCGCCCGGGCCCCAGAACGAGCACAAGCAATGGCACGCCCGCTGCGCCGTCTTCCAATCACAGACCTTCAACATCTTCCTCTTCTGGAGCCACGAGAACGTGGGGGTCAGGCAGGTCAAGGGAAGGTCACAGGGTGTCCAGAAACAGGCGACCGAGGGATCGGGGGTGTAGGAATAAACAG GTCCGACAAGGGATCGCCTCAGTGATCTTCGTGCTGGGCATCCCCTGCCTCATCGCCGGCCTCATCTTGACCATCGTGTCGTCGGACGACGGGGAGGAATCCAACAAGTACCCCTCCTCCTTCAACGTTGCTGGCCCCCTGCTGCTGGCTCTGTCTGTCATCTGTTTCGCTGTCGGGGTCCTGCTGTACAACGTCGTCATATTGCAG AAGTTGCGGGACTGCATGAACTTGTCGGACAAAGACAGTTTCTTCCGCGTCCACTGTCCACGCCTCAGTGGCTGGATCAAGCCCGACACGGTCGCTGCACTCAACCGTGCGGCCATCAACAACCTCCAGACCGCCCCCGCACGCTCTGCCATGCGTAAAATGCCCAACCCTGACCTTGTCGCCTTGGAAACCGGTGAAGGTCACGCTCAAGATCATCCTCAAGGTGAAGAAGGTCATCACTACCAAGGTCGTGATCACCATGACTCCCACCAACGTTACCCTCCCGCTAGGCGGAAAAGGGCCGTGACCTTCTCTGAAGGTGACGGTGACCTTGACGTTGCTTTTGCGGGACTGAGCACTAGCAGTGAACCGGACAGAATCTCTGTGCATTCAGAAAAcggaggaggaggcggaggaggatTAACTGGCAGTTTGAATGGACATTCTCCCTCCTCATCCCTCCTCTCGCTTCGTCACTGCAAGATCCACCCGCGGGATGACGTGTTCTGGACTGACTCTTCGGGGGATGGaagtggtggtggggagggtgggggtgcGAAGACGGAGGGTGAAGGTAGGGGTGGGGGTCATCCTGCGGCTTCGGACGCTATCAGTGTGGTGGACAGTGGTGGAGATGGTGgttgtggtagtggtggtgtcaAAGGAGAAATTGGTGTGCCTGTCAAGTTTGCACTCACTGAAATTGATGAGGAGCCAGTGTGa